TCAATGTTTTCCCCTGATTTAGCGGATACATGGACCATAATAGTCTCTCCGCCCCAATCCTCTGGGATAAGACCGTGATCGCTCAGCTGCTGCTTTACCCTGTCTGGGTTTGCCGCTGGTTTATCCATTTTATTAACCGCTACAATGATAGGGACCCCAGCCGCTTTAGCGTGACTGATAGCCTCCATGGTCTGAGGCATTACTCCATCGTCAGCGGCAACGACCAAAATGGCTATATCGGTACATTGAGCGCCTCTTGCCCTCATAGAAGTGAAAGCCGCATGCCCAGGGGTGTCTAAAAAGACAATGTCTTTTCCTTCGTGATGGACCCTAGAGGCTCCTATATGTTGGGTTATCCCGCCAGCTTCTCTTGCGGTAATATTAGTGTTCCTTATGGTATCGAGAAGGGTTGTCTTACCGTGATCGACATGACCCATAACCGTAACGATAGGGGCTCTTGGCTTCAAATTCTCCCCCCTAAGGATCGGCTTTTTAAACATTTTCAATGGAGCATCGTCGACAACTTCAGGACTATCGTCAGACCATTCGAGGTCTAACTCATAGACATCGGATAAAGCAGAAAGGACAGAGTCGTCTGCCTGCGCCGAGGCAGGGATCATCATTCCCTTGTTTATCAAAGCCTTTACCGCATCCCCCGCAGGCACATCGATGATCTCCGCTAGTTCCTTTACAGATGAGCCTTTAGGAATTTTTATCGACGGTCTGTTGTCGGAGGAAGAATCCTCTCCAGTGCTGTTTTTATTATCTTTAGCTTTAACAGAATCCTCCACCATCTGAGCTGTATCCACATCGAGAGAACTCATATGGCTCTTTGCCTCTACGCCCAGGTCATCTAAGACCTCCATCAAATCCTTATTGCTCATTTCAAGCATTTTTGCCAGCTCATAGACCCTAATTTTACTCAACGGCCTCTCCCCCTTCTGAAAGTTGACGAACAACCGCTTCGGCTAGCCCTTCTTTCGAGGGAAGGGCCACAATCTGACAGCGGTTAAGGCCAATCGATCTCCCCAATAGGTATCGGTCAATATCGACCATCTGAATAACCCTATCTCTCGAAGATGCAACTCGACCGACAGTCGACGCGACAGCGTCGGACCTATCTGAAGCCATAAGAACAACAAAATCTAGCTTATTACCTTTTAAACAGGCAAAGACCCTATCCTGTCCTGCGATCAAAATACCGGATTTTCTAGCCAGCCCCAGAGAAAACAAAGCTGACGAATTAGTTGACGTCATTTTTTTCCCTTATCCAGTCTGAGAGAATAGAATAGAGACTCTCTGGGACAGAGATTTTCAAAGCCCTATCAAAAACCCTGGACTTACGGGCTCCATCTAAGCAAACAGATGAAGGACAGATATAGGCACCTCGCCCGTTTAGACGACCTGTCTCATCTAGAGTTACTGTTCCATCAGGTAGCCTTACGATCCTTAAAAAAGCGGAAGGATCTTTCTTTTCCCTACAAAAAACGCACATTCTCGAGTTTTTTGTTCTTTTAGGCATCAGTACCTGCACTCAGACGAGGTCGTCAAAAAGATCTTGAGAGGTGGGAACTACATCCAAGTCTATAGCCAACGGGTTTATGTCCACCTTCCAGCCGGTCAATCTAGCTGCTAGTCTCACGTTCTGACCGGCTTTGCCTATAGCCAGAGAAAGCTGATCGGGGCGAGCGAATACTCTGGCAGATTTTTCCTGTTCTAAGACCGGCTCAACACGAACGACCTTAGCGGGAGATAAGGCATTTCTGATATACAGCAATGGGTCTTCGCTCCATATCACGATGTCTATCTTCTCCCCCGCAAGATCGTTGCTTATGTTTTTTATACGTGACCCTCCGTTGCCAACGCAAGCACCTACAGGATCGACGTTTACGTCTAATGTATTAACCGCGACTTTAGCTCTAGCCCCAGCTTCCCTGACTATGCCATGAATTTCTACAACACCGTCATTTATCTCAGGGATCTCCAGTTCCATCAGTCGCCTTAACAGTCCTGGATGGGTCCTGGACACCACTATCCTTGGACCTCTCGTGGTTTGACGTACATCTAGAAGATAGAACTTAAACCTACTGCCAAGATCGTAGATTTCCCCGGCTATACGCTCTTCTCTCGGCAACATGGCCTCAGTTCTCTCGTTTATCCTTACCAATATCTGATCGTTTTCCGACTTAAAGACAATCCCTGTAACGAGATCCCCTACCTTCTCCGCAAATTCGTTGAAGATAATCTCTCTCTCGGCATCTTTAAGTCTCTGTATTATAACCTGTCTAGCGGTTTGGGCAGCTATACGCCCAAAACTTTCAGGAGCAGTCTCAATCGAAGTCCTTATTACGTCCCCCTCGACCAACCCAGGATAGCCCAAGGTACTTGCGTCCTCAGGAGATAGCTCTGAATCAGGGTTTTTTACCTCGTCTACGACCCTGCGAATCTCGAAGATGGATATCTCCCCAGTGGATCCGTCTATACGTACCTCTGGATCGATATTTTTCTCCTTGAACTTCTTATAGGCAGAGGCAAGGGCCGCTTCTATACTGGATAGAATAACCGATTCCGATAATTTTCGCTCCTCGGCCATTTGAGTTAGGGCACGAACGAAATCCAGTCCGAGTTGCATTTTACCGCTCCTCCTTTAAATCATTTTTTTTACTCTTTTTTTGCCTTTGAGATCCGCTTTTTTTCGGCTGTTTATCGGGCTTATATACGAGCTTTGCCGATAACAACAGCGAAATAGGGACCTCTAGAGGACCCTCATCAGACAGGATAATTACCGTATCGCCCTCTACCGACTCGATTTTACCGGTAATTCTCCTTCGTCCCTCCAGAAGTTCTCGAAGGCGAAGAGAAGCGGTCTGGCCTTCAAATCGTCTAAAATCGTCGACAGTACACAGAGGACGTTCCAGACCTGGTGAACTTACCTCCAGATAGTAACGTTCCTCTAGGAGGTCCTGTCCCCTTTCCTCCAGGGTTTTGTTGATTTTTCTTGCGACGATTTCACAATCCCTGACGGATATCCCGCCTAGAGAGTCAATGTAGACCCTGAAGAACGGGGAACCGGATTCTTTTTTTATCTCAAACCCCACAAATTCGTACCCAAGAGCTTCGACTATGGAACGAATTTCTTCGTGTGAGAAATACTGTCCCTCCATGAATATACCTCGACTCCTTTAACTTATGATTACATAAAAAACGAAGAGTGGGGAGCCCCACTCTTCTTTCTCCAGGATGATCGGCCCATTTTCCGATCAAGTATAACACGCATCGATAGACCCCACAACATCACTCCATCAGCTCCGACAGGAAATCTCCCCACCATAGGTCTACGGTGGAGATAAAATCCTCTTCCGGAGGAAGGCGAAGCTCTTGGTCGGACGTAACATCCTCTTCGAGGCTGTCTAAATCCTCCAGCCCCATCCAGTAAGGGCATGTCACGTCGTCTAGCCGTCTAAAGCACCTCGCTTTTTTGAGCGACATTTGCAGGGCCTCCTATCGATCAGTCTATCAGTCTACCCAGTAATTAGGGGCCTCCTTGGTGACAACCACATCATGAGGGTGGCTTTCTTTTACCGATGCGGAGGAAATCTTCACGAACCTGGCGTTACGATGGAGTTCCTCAATATCGCCGGCTCCGACATAGCCCATGCCGGAGCGTATGCCACCTATCATCTGAAAAATCATATTGCTAGCCGATCCTTTGTAGGCGGCAAGACCTTCAATCCCCTCAGGGACAAGCTTGTTCTCCTTTGCCCCTTCCTGGAAATATCTATCTTTGCTACAACCACCTTTCATAGCACCGAGAGAGCCCATTCCACGATAGCTCTTGTAGGACCGACCTTGATAGATAATGACCTCCCCTGGACTCTCCTCTGTCCCAGCCAAGAGCGACCCTATCATCACCGAATCCGCTCCTGCAGCCAAGGCCTTAACCGCATCACCGGAGTACCTTATTCCCCCGTCTGCGATAACCTTTACCCCTTTAGGGGCTGCGACAGAGGCCACGTTGATCACGGCGGCGAGCTGTGGGACTCCTATCCCAGCAATTATCCTTGTAGTACATATAGAACCAGGACCAACACCTACTTTAACAGCATCGACACCTCTCTCAATCAGGGCGAGAGCAGCTTCAGCGGTGGCGATATTGCCTGCGATCAAGGATAAATCTGGATGCCTTTTCCTTATTATATCCACCGTGTCAAGGACTTTTTTGGAGTGCCCATGGGCGGTATCCACCACAATTACGTCAACTGAGGCTCTCACTAGAGCGTCCACCCGATCGAGAACGTCAGCAGACACACCTACCGCAGCACCTACTCTCAGCCTTCCGTTCCCGTCTTTCGCTGCATCGGGAAAATCCTTTACCTTTTGAATATCTTTTATCGTTATGAGTCCCTTTAAGACACCGTTATCGTCCACGATGGGAAGTTTCTCAACTTTATGTTTCATAAGTATCTGTTGAGCGTCCTCAAGGGTAGTACCCTCAGGAGCAATTATGAGATTTTTCGAGGTCATAACCCCCGATATCGGCTGGCTATAATCGTCGATAAATCGCAGATCCCTGTTGGTTATTATTCCCACAAGTCGGTTGCTACCATCGACTATAGGCACTCCAGATATATGATAGTGGGACATAAGGTCCTGAGCCTGAATCAAATTGTCCTCAGGATGTAGGAAGAACGGGTCAACGATAACACCTGACTCGGATCTCTTAACCTTATCGACCTCTTTGACCTGCCCTTCTATCGAGGTGTTTCTGTGGACTATGCCAATTCCACCTTCTCGAGCTACAGCGATGGCCAACCTGCCTTCGGTGACCGTGTCCATAGCCGCACTACAGATGGGAATATTCAACTTTATCTGAGGGGTAAGCCAGGTATCCACCTTGACATCTCCAGGAAGAATCTCGCTGTACCGGGGCTCAAGGAGAACGTCGTCAAACGTAAATCCTTCGTAAGAAACAAATTTTTCGATCATATCAATAAGAGCCTCCTAACTTTTTTCTGTTCATACATAAATTGTAAGCATTATAGACGATTTCTCCTGTAACGCAACCTGGATATTTTTTTTGCCGTAACAGATGCATAACAGGTCATACAAAGCCCTTCCCCTACAGCACCGACACCTTCACCGGATTTAATTTTTAAATTTACCTTCTCGACATTTTTACCCCAGGCTTCGTTTAGTTTATCCTTTATCTCTTGAACCCTATTGCCTATTCTGGGAATCTGGGCATTTAGTACAACGTCGACCCACTGTATTTCCCATCCTTTATCGAGAGCCATGGATACAATCTTCAACAAGAGACCGTAGCTATCGGCATTCTTATAAGAGTCGTCAGTAGCGGGAAAAAGCAAACCTATATCGGGCAAACCCGCTGCTCCCAGAATACCGTCGGCAATAGAATGGCAGATTAAGTCGGCATCCGAATGGCCTGCAAGACCTAACGGAGAGTCGAATTCAACCCCTCCTAACACCAACGGCCTGCCAGGTACAAGAGGATGAACGTCAAACCCCAATCCTGTCCTGATATCAGTACCAGAGACGAGATCTTGAGCTATATTCCAATCTTCTTCAGTCGTTATCTTAAAGTTACCCTTCTCGCCAGGAACAGTCGCTATCTTCCGTCCTGACTGAAGCCAGGGTTCAGCCTCGTCCCTAAAATCATCAGGACTATCTTTTAATATAGACAATAGCGATAATCGATGAAATACCTGAGGTGTCTGAGTGGCCAAAAGGGAGCCACGATCCACCGTCTCCATATCACCGTTGAAGTTTATTTTTTTTACAGCGTCGTCGATAGGCAGTACAGGTATAATCCCTTCATCAAGAGAGGCCGATTCCATCAGCGATCGACATAGATCCGGTGATGCAAAGGGCCTTGCTCCATCGTGGATCAAGACCCAATCGGAACTACATGCCTCTAACCCTTTTATCACAGATAGCGCCCTAGTAGATCCACCTGAAGTTATCAGTACATCGGTATTGTCGCCAGCGGAGAGATTCCCATCGTCCTCAGGGACGACGAGAATTATCTGGTCGACCATAAGGGATCTAGCGAGATCCAACGACCACTCCCATACCTTTTTATGACCTAAGGGACGAAACTGCTTAGGAATCCCTCCAAGCCTCGTCCCCTTGCCTGCGGCCATTATGAGAAATCCCCATGAGCCGCTCATTCGTCGACTTCCTTTCGGACCTTGCCAAACACCATTCGACCAGCAGAAGTTTGAAGCATGGAGGTAACCACTACCTCGACCCTGTGCCCTATATAGTCCGCTCCGTCCTCTACGACAAGCATAGTTCCGTTTTCCAGATAGCCCACCCCTTGGTGATGTTCCTTGCCCTCTCTTATTACGTCTACAACAGCCACCTCTCCAGGCAAAAGCGAGGGCTTTAGGGAATTGGACAGGTCGTTGACGTTGAGAACGACGATATCCCTGATCTGGGCTACCTTGTTTAAATTATAATCTGTAGTTAGGATCTTGCCGTCAATTTTTTTGGCCAAAGCTATAAGACCGTTATCGACCAGATCAACGTCAAGCTCTTTTAACCCAATTTCCATTATGGAAATTTCTAGGTGAGGTATTTTCTGGAGGGATTTTACTACGTCCAAGCCTCTTCTACCTCGAGTTCTCTTATTAGGGTCCCTCGAATCAGCTACAGCTTGAAGCTCCGCCAGAACAAACCGAGGGAGAATTATAGATCCCTCCAGGAAACCGGTCTTCGCTATGTCCAAGATCCTTCCGTCTATAATCACGCTTGTGTCTAAAATTTTACCGGACGCAAACTCCATAGGAGATTCTTCCATCCCATCGTCCGACCCACTGGAGGTCCTGTCCTTTTTAAGGTTGAGTCTCTGCCTAAGTCCTATCACCAAGGAGAGAGCACCTCTTATATCGTGCTGACGCTGGACGAAAAGCCTTGCCAGAACGTATCCTATAACTAAGTTAAGAAATACGGCTATATAGGGGCCAACGGGAAGGCCGGAGAAAGGCATTGCAACCAAATTAGCCAGAATAAGGCCGATAAAAAGTCCGGTCGTAGCAGCTGAAATATCCTGCCAACGGGTGCTTTGAAGGTGTTTTTCAAACAAAGTACCGATAAGGCCGAGAATTCTCAAGAAGACGGGAGCGATAAGAAACCCCATAGAACCACATAAAAACACAAAAATGCCACTTAAAATAAATTTACTCAGGAGTCGCTCCGTTCCTATCCATTCAGAAAGATGTGGAACCATAGATAGAGCCAGCTGATATCCCGCTATTCCCCCAAGAAGGGCCAGTAGGACACGACATATAAATCTCATTATCTTGATAAGTCCATCGGTCATTTGATCACCCCTCTCTAGTTAAAAGAGTTATTTTATGTAAACCCGAGATTCCATCGCCGCATGGAGGGTTACTCTGTCGGCAAATTCAATGCTACCGCCAACGGGCAATCCGTAAGAAAGCCTGCTTTTTTTTACATCAGGAAAATCACCTAAAGAGGACAAAACCGAATGATAAGTCATATCACCTTCAATCCTTGGATTTGTAGCTATAATAACCTCCTCTATTTTATTTTTTTTGATAGTGGTTATTAACTTAGAGATACTCTCTTCCGGTATATCTGTCCCGTCGAGAGGGGAAACCGTTCCACCGAGGACATGATATATACCGTCAAAAATTCCAGCCTGCTCTATACTGAGTAGATCCTCCACCCCCTCAACTAAACAGATAACCTTTTTATCCCTCATAGGATCAGAGCATATATTACAAGGCTGCGAATCCGTTAAGTTTCCGCACACCTCGCAACTAAATAGATCTTTTTTTAAGCTCAAGAAAGCTCCAGCCAGATCCGACGAATAGCTTTCAGGAGCCTGAAAAGAGAAGAACGCCATCCTGCGGGCGCTCTTCTCTCCGACTCCAGGGAGTTTCTTTAAAAGGCCAACAAGTCGCTCAAAAGGGACAGGAAGTGGCACTTTAAAGACCTAACCCTAAAGCCCCGCCCAGTCCACCGGTAACCTGTCCCATCTTGTTTTGGGCTAACTCCTGCCCTTTTCGGATAGCGTCTCCTACTGCTGCAAGAACCAAGTCCTCTAGCATCTCGACATCTTTAGGATCAACTACCTCTGGGGATATTCGAACGGATATCAATTCCCCCTGACCGTTGGCCACTG
The uncultured Dethiosulfovibrio sp. genome window above contains:
- the ispF gene encoding 2-C-methyl-D-erythritol 2,4-cyclodiphosphate synthase, with protein sequence MSGSWGFLIMAAGKGTRLGGIPKQFRPLGHKKVWEWSLDLARSLMVDQIILVVPEDDGNLSAGDNTDVLITSGGSTRALSVIKGLEACSSDWVLIHDGARPFASPDLCRSLMESASLDEGIIPVLPIDDAVKKINFNGDMETVDRGSLLATQTPQVFHRLSLLSILKDSPDDFRDEAEPWLQSGRKIATVPGEKGNFKITTEEDWNIAQDLVSGTDIRTGLGFDVHPLVPGRPLVLGGVEFDSPLGLAGHSDADLICHSIADGILGAAGLPDIGLLFPATDDSYKNADSYGLLLKIVSMALDKGWEIQWVDVVLNAQIPRIGNRVQEIKDKLNEAWGKNVEKVNLKIKSGEGVGAVGEGLCMTCYASVTAKKISRLRYRRNRL
- a CDS encoding PIN domain-containing protein, with amino-acid sequence MTDGLIKIMRFICRVLLALLGGIAGYQLALSMVPHLSEWIGTERLLSKFILSGIFVFLCGSMGFLIAPVFLRILGLIGTLFEKHLQSTRWQDISAATTGLFIGLILANLVAMPFSGLPVGPYIAVFLNLVIGYVLARLFVQRQHDIRGALSLVIGLRQRLNLKKDRTSSGSDDGMEESPMEFASGKILDTSVIIDGRILDIAKTGFLEGSIILPRFVLAELQAVADSRDPNKRTRGRRGLDVVKSLQKIPHLEISIMEIGLKELDVDLVDNGLIALAKKIDGKILTTDYNLNKVAQIRDIVVLNVNDLSNSLKPSLLPGEVAVVDVIREGKEHHQGVGYLENGTMLVVEDGADYIGHRVEVVVTSMLQTSAGRMVFGKVRKEVDE
- a CDS encoding ribosome maturation factor RimP, whose product is MEGQYFSHEEIRSIVEALGYEFVGFEIKKESGSPFFRVYIDSLGGISVRDCEIVARKINKTLEERGQDLLEERYYLEVSSPGLERPLCTVDDFRRFEGQTASLRLRELLEGRRRITGKIESVEGDTVIILSDEGPLEVPISLLLSAKLVYKPDKQPKKSGSQRQKKSKKNDLKEER
- the nusA gene encoding transcription termination factor NusA, with amino-acid sequence MQLGLDFVRALTQMAEERKLSESVILSSIEAALASAYKKFKEKNIDPEVRIDGSTGEISIFEIRRVVDEVKNPDSELSPEDASTLGYPGLVEGDVIRTSIETAPESFGRIAAQTARQVIIQRLKDAEREIIFNEFAEKVGDLVTGIVFKSENDQILVRINERTEAMLPREERIAGEIYDLGSRFKFYLLDVRQTTRGPRIVVSRTHPGLLRRLMELEIPEINDGVVEIHGIVREAGARAKVAVNTLDVNVDPVGACVGNGGSRIKNISNDLAGEKIDIVIWSEDPLLYIRNALSPAKVVRVEPVLEQEKSARVFARPDQLSLAIGKAGQNVRLAARLTGWKVDINPLAIDLDVVPTSQDLFDDLV
- a CDS encoding YbaB/EbfC family nucleoid-associated protein, producing the protein MKINNIMKQAQKMQAQMEQIQASLADERVEGNAGGGMVKAVANGQGELISVRISPEVVDPKDVEMLEDLVLAAVGDAIRKGQELAQNKMGQVTGGLGGALGLGL
- the recR gene encoding recombination mediator RecR, yielding MPLPVPFERLVGLLKKLPGVGEKSARRMAFFSFQAPESYSSDLAGAFLSLKKDLFSCEVCGNLTDSQPCNICSDPMRDKKVICLVEGVEDLLSIEQAGIFDGIYHVLGGTVSPLDGTDIPEESISKLITTIKKNKIEEVIIATNPRIEGDMTYHSVLSSLGDFPDVKKSRLSYGLPVGGSIEFADRVTLHAAMESRVYIK
- the guaB gene encoding IMP dehydrogenase, with the translated sequence MDMIEKFVSYEGFTFDDVLLEPRYSEILPGDVKVDTWLTPQIKLNIPICSAAMDTVTEGRLAIAVAREGGIGIVHRNTSIEGQVKEVDKVKRSESGVIVDPFFLHPEDNLIQAQDLMSHYHISGVPIVDGSNRLVGIITNRDLRFIDDYSQPISGVMTSKNLIIAPEGTTLEDAQQILMKHKVEKLPIVDDNGVLKGLITIKDIQKVKDFPDAAKDGNGRLRVGAAVGVSADVLDRVDALVRASVDVIVVDTAHGHSKKVLDTVDIIRKRHPDLSLIAGNIATAEAALALIERGVDAVKVGVGPGSICTTRIIAGIGVPQLAAVINVASVAAPKGVKVIADGGIRYSGDAVKALAAGADSVMIGSLLAGTEESPGEVIIYQGRSYKSYRGMGSLGAMKGGCSKDRYFQEGAKENKLVPEGIEGLAAYKGSASNMIFQMIGGIRSGMGYVGAGDIEELHRNARFVKISSASVKESHPHDVVVTKEAPNYWVD